TGCCTAAATTCGGCGGCGAGGGGATGTGGGGCCGTCACGTGCACGAAGCGGTGCTTGCTTCCGGCGAAGCGGAATCCGGCTGCACGGTGCATTTGGTGGACGGCGGCTGCGATACGGGAAAGATCCTTTTGCAGCGCCGCGTTCCGGTGCTGCCCGGCGATACGCCCGAAACGCTGTATGCGCGGATCGCACCGTGCGAGCACGAAGCGCTCGTTGCCGGCATAAAAATGCTTGCGGAATTACGGTAGAACGGACTGAACTCCGCGTATTGTGATTACCATGCAGTCCGTATTCCCGCGTACGCCTGAACTGCATGGCCGCCGTCCGTTTTTACATGAAAATATTCAGTACTAAGAGTTCCGCAAAAGAAACTGCCCAGGCGATGGTCGTCGTGACTGACCATACTCGTATCTGTTCTTTCGTTTCAGTGATTCCGGTAAATCTGTTGACTACCCAATAGAAACTGTCGTTAAAATATGAGAAAAACAACGAACCGCTGCAGGCTGCTAACGCTCCTAAAACCATGTTCCCTCCCGCCGCGGCAACGATCGGAGCCGTTATTCCCGCCGCCGTAATCATCGCGACGGTACCGGACCCTTGTACGAAGCGTACTAAGGTTGCGATAACGAACGGCAATAGTATGACCGGCAGGGGTGTTGCCGCTATTCCGGCGGCAATGTAATCACCGACTCCGGCCGCTTTTATTATTTGCCCCAAAGCTCCGCCGGCACCGGTTACTAAAATGATGATACCGGCTGATTTAATGCTTCCTTCCAATTCCGTGATTACTTCTTTTCTGGGTTTTTTCGGCGTAAGAGTATAAATTGCGAGAATAAGTCCGATGCTAACGGCGATGATCGGTTTTCCCAGAAAAATGAATATTGAAGCAACTCCGTTCGTTATCCGCAGCGCGCTCAGTACCGTATTCAGCAGAATCAGTATAATGGGAGTAAGCAGCGGAACAAACGCGGTAAAAGTTGAAGGCATACGGGTTTCACATTCCGTATCGGCGGTTTCGGATACGGAGCTCTGATAGGGAGGTCTGATCCATCCGTCGTCCGTTTCACTCGGAATCTGATAGATTTTTTTGCCCAGATATTTTCCGTAGAACATGCACGCTACTGCGGGCAAGACTGATATCGCCAGGGCTAACAGCAGAAAAGATCCGATATCCACTCCGAACGTTCCCGCAACTCCCAACGGACCCGGCGTCGGCGGCACCAGCGAATGGGTAATCACCAGTCCCGCTGCAAGCGCTATGCTCAAACTGACTATCGACTTTTTCGTTCGCCGGGAAATGGCTTTTGCCAAAGGAGAAAGGATTACGAAGCCCGAATCACAAAAAATGGGAATGGAAACCAGAAATCCCGTCAGTGCCATGGCCATTTCTTCTTTGCCTTTCCCGAATAATTTCAAGAATGTTCGAGCCATCCGTTCGGCAGCGCCTGAAATTTCAAAAATTTTCCCCATCATAACGCCCATTCCGATGATAATACCGATACTGCCTAAGGTTCCTCCGAAGCCTCCCGTTATCGCTGCAATAACGTCGTTTCCTTTCATTCCGCCGCCGAGTCCTATAATGCACGAAGCTACGATCAGCGCAATAAAAACATGCAGTTTTGTTCTTAAAATCAGCAGAATAAGTACCGATAAGCCGATTCCCAGTGCAATCAACATTTGTCCACCTGAAATACCATTCATAACGTGCCTCCTTAATGCAACGCTTCGTATCTTTCAACGCGGGAAATATCAATTTTAAATTATGGGTTAGATTTATGGGTTAGATGAGGTTTCCTTTTTATTCTTGCGTAAATTTTACGGCGTATTTTGCCCCCAAGCGTATCGCTTCAATCATGCTTACGGCGCTCGCGCTGCCCGTTCCCGCAATATCCATGGCCGTACCGTGGTCGACGGATGTCCGCAGAATAGGCATACCTCCGGTAACGGAAACGGTACGTTCAAAATCCAACGTTTTGGCGGCAATATGCCCTTGATCGTGGTACAGCGACAGCACGCTGTTGAATTTTCCTTGCAGTGTTAAATGAAATACGGAGTCTGCTCCTATGGGACCGGCGACGTTGTAGCCTTCCGACTGAAGTTCCTGTACCGCGGGAATGACTTCCGTTGTCTCTTCATTTCCGAAAAGGCCGTGCTCGCCGCTGTGAGGATTCAAGCCGGCGACTGCCATGGTTCCCTGCTGAACACCGAGTGTCTTCAGCATTTTGTAACAGCGTTTTACGTAATCTTTAATTCGGTCTTTTTTTACCATATCACATGCCGCTCTTAACGATACGTGACGGGTCAGAAAGAAAATGCGTAATCCCCGCACTTCAAACATGGTAAGCGGATCTTCCGTGTGAGTAAGCGCGCCGAATATTTCGGTATGACCTATATACGGTATGCCTCCGGCTTTTAAAGCTTCCTTGTTGATCGGAGTTGTCGCAATCGCCGATACTTTTTTTGCCAAAGCCAGTTCGATACTTTTTTCAATATAGCTGAACGCCGCCCTGCCGCACATTCCGTCGATTTGACCGAATCGGAAACGGGTCGTGTCGATATTATCAATGGGCAGCAGGTTTATCGTGCCCTGAGCGTATCTGCATTCCGAGGGATCTTGTATTCGGCGTATACGGAGCGGCAGTCCCGTTATTTTTACCGCTTCTTCCATTATACGGCTGTCTCCTATTATAAGACAATTTATGTCTTTCTGAATCCGTTCATCGTACAGGGCTTTTGCAATAATTTCCGGCCCTATGCCGGCGGGATCGCCCATCGGAATCGCAATACACGGTTTGGTCATACTTCCTCCAAATAATAAACAGTAATACGAAAATTTTTATAAAAGCAAACGTTCCTGCATGTACAAAATGCATCGTTTCATGGCGTCTTTATCTCCTGCCATACCTCCTTTCGTAATGATTTTGAGTCCTGCATATTTTCCGCCGATAAACTCGCCGTATGCAGCGAGCGGCAGTACTTCTCCTATCAGTTTTATACCGGAAACTTGCAGCTGCTTGCTGACGGCAACGGTAATATCGCCTCCGCAGGTATATATACCTGCAAAATCGGGTGCTTCCCGTAATATCGCGTGAGTAATTTCCGCAAAAGCAGTGTTTATCAAATCCGATAAATGGGCTGCCGTGCATTCCTGCCGTGCCGTATAATGCGAAAAATCGACTCTGTTTTCGGGATATATGCCGTCTCCGTAAATACAGGAAATTTGACTGTTTTCATATCCTGCAAGGAATTCGCCGACCGTTCTCCGTATTTCCCTTTGCCTGCTTTGTTCGCCGTTCACAAGTTCCTTCGTTCTGATACACACCGAATGAACCGATTGTGAAAGAAACAGTTCGTCTATCTGCATCCGCGCTACGGGATTAACGCTGCCGACGACGGCGAGCAGTTTCATGTTTTTTTTCTGCTCTTTCGGAATAATCGTTTTGCGTACTACCGTTGCGCTGAACGGGCCCGGATCTACGCATATAAAAGGGATTCCGCTTTCGATCCCCGCTTCTGCAATAAGATTCAAATCTTCCTGCGATATGCAGTCGAAAAGTATTATTCTTTTCCCTTCCGTTTTTGCTTCGATTATACGCGAAATGAGATGATTTTTTCCTTTTTGCAAGTCGTCTATGTACAAAACGAGCGCGTCGTATGCGGATTGCCTGCAAATCAGATTGCGTACTGAAGAAGACGTAACGGGCGTTTTCGGATCTATCGCCGCTTCCGTTTTGTGAAGGGGAACGGAATTGACAAGCATATATCCGCCGCAGACTATTCTGCCCGATTCGGGAAAACAGGGCACAATGAATGCGACGTACGGAGCTCCCACTGCGTCAAGCAGCGCGTCGATTTCCGTTCCGATGTTTCCCCGCAGCGTACTGTCTATCCGTTTGCAGAAAATACGGGTATCCTGCGCCGCAAGCATTTTTACTGCGATAAATACGCGCTCGTACGCAACTTCAGGATCAATGGCGCGGCTGTCCGTAGGATAAATGATACAGTCGCAGTTTCGAGTTACGGATTTTTCAAAACGCTCCATATCCGTAACGGTAAAGGACTGATAGTTTATTTTTTGCAGCAGTACGCCGGTTGCATTCGCTCCCGTCAGGTCGTCGGCAATAATAAGGCATTGTGCCATGTCCATTATCCTTTTATAAGCGTAATATTTTTTTGCAGCAAAAGTTGTTGTTCCGATTGCGAAAATTCTTTCGTAGTAATTACACCGGTATAGTCCGCAAGTGAATTAATCCGCGTCATTGCCTGTTTATAAAATTTACTTGAATCCACCGTGAGAAACGAAGAACAGCTGTTTTTCACGATGAGTCTTTTCAGTTCCGCTTTAGCGGCGGTGGGCGTCAGAACATCAAAACGTTGGTCGATACACGGCGCACCGATAAACGAAACGTCGAAACGCATGTTTTCGAGCATGTTATTCGTAAACCAGCCGATCATGCTGCCGGTTTTCTTCTGTACCTCTCCGCCGCAGACGAACAGCTGCACTTCGGATCGTTTCAGGTGATTGGCAATTTCCAAATCTGCCGTTACCACTTTTAAAGACGGAAATTCACTGAGTAATAAGGCAATCTGCCAGGTGGTGGTTCCGGCGTCAAGAAAAACGGTACTGTTTTCTTCTACAAAACGGAGCGCCGTACGGGCGATATGTTGTTTTTCTTCCAGATTGCTTATTTGTTTTTCCTGATAAGGAGTTTCCCGTTTTAAGAGGGCCCCGCCGTGGCAGCGGTCTATCAGGCCGTTTTTTGCCAATTTTGCAAGATCGCGGCGGATTGTCATTGTGCTGACATTTGTTTCATTGGCCAGCGTTTCTACGTGAACCGCTTTCCCTGTCTTTATTTTTTCCAAAATAAACTGTATCCGTTCCCGTTCAAGCATGATACGGTGTCTCCTGTGTTTGTATTTGTTTGATTCTGTTTGAATATGTTTAAAGTAAACCCGAAGAGCGTATTTGTCAAGCTTTTTTTTGATGATTCATGCAACTGATTACGGAAGGCTTCGTTTATACCGATTCGATTCCGGGAACGGCGACTGCCGGTAATATTCCGGTCAGCTGCGCTATGGCGAGGCCGTAATTCGTCAGGGGAATTCCCGCACGCCGGGCTTTTTCCTGACGCGCGAGCACGAACGCACGGTTAGCCATACACGAGCCGCATTGAATGATGAGGTCGTAGCGCGGTCGGCCGTTTTCATCCGTCAGCGTATCGGGAAAATCGGCGCCGCGGACGAATCGGATATGCACGCCGGGATATTTTTCGCGCAGCAGCCGGGGAATCTTTACGGTACCGATATCTTCCGAAAGCGGCGCGTGCGTACAGGCTTCGGCGATGAGGATGCTGCCGCCGTCCGGCAGCCGTTCCATGGCGTGCGCTCCTTCAAGGAACAGTTTGATGTCTCCTTTTTCCGCGGCTAGCAGAATGCTGAACGACGTGAGACGGGGCGCCGGCGAATCCGCCGTTTCGGGTCTTTTCGCTGAATCTGTCTCGTCCGCCGCTCCGGGTGTTCCCGCCGAATCCGCCGCGTCTGCCGTTTCGGGCGTAACGGCGGCGTTCGTTCCGTACCGTTCGTTCAGTTCGGTTCGGACGCGGGCGAATACCTGACTGTCGGTAATAACGAGTTCCGGCGCAGCGATCAGGGCGCGCAGCGTGTGCGGAAACTGGTCGGCCGTACAGCAGAACGCGCGGCACTTTTTGTCGAGCAGTTCCCGAAGCACGCGTACTTGCGGCAGAATCAGCCTGCCTTTGGGCGCCTGTATGTCCTGCGGCATAACCAGAACGACGGCGTCTCCGGCGCGGCAGAGGTTGCCGGTGAGCGTCCGTTCCCGAAAATCTTCCGGTACGCAGCCGGCAATTGCGGTTCGTACGGTTTCGGTAACGGAGCCGCTTCCCGCGCTGAGCGTCAGAATCGGTATGGAAGCGGCGTCCGTTCCCGCCAAGCTGCTGACGGCTTCCTCAATACGGGCGCGGCAAACGGCGAGCGTCCGTGCGCTGATCGTGTCGGTTTTGTTCAGTATCAGAATACATTTTTTGCCGGCGTCCCGCAGCCGGCGCAGCCAGCGCAGTTCCGGTTCGGGCAGCGGCTGTCCGGTGAGGAGCGTGCCCGGTTCCCACACGAGCAGCGCGACGTCCGTTTTTTCGGCGGCAAGCAGCGTCTGCGCGATGCGTTTTTCTCCGAGTTCGCCCGTGTCGTCGAAGCCGGCCGTGTCTATGAACACGACCGGGCCGACGCCGTGCAGTTCCATCGGTTTGTATACCGGGTCAGTCGTGGTGCCTTTTACCGGCGAGGTCAGCGCGGCGTTCTGTCCGGTGATCGCGTTCAGCAGCGTCGACTTTCCGCTGTTCATTCTGCCGAAAATGCCCACGTGCAGCCGCTCTGAGATCGGAGTGTTTTCCATGCTCATGTTAAAACCTGAAATCCCTTTGTCCGTTTTCTTCTTCCTGCAAATGGCGCTGCGCGGCGGCGCGGATCTTCGGGTCGGGAATATGCGGCAGTTCGTTCCGAATGCAGCGTTCGCCCCACAGTTTGGTTTCGGGAAGCGCGTAATCTTCCAGATATTCTTTGAGGGTCATCAGTGCGTTCGGATGGCAGCAGTTCGCGATCTGTCCCGATTTGACCAGCGCCATAAAACGGTCGCCCGTTCGTCCCGCGCGGTAGCACGCGGTGCAGAAACTGGGAACGTAGTTCAGCTGCAGCAGCCAGCGCACTATTTCATCGAGTGTGCGCGTGTCGTTTACGTCGAATTGCGCGGTGTCGTTTTCGGAATCGCCGCTGCGTACGTCTTCGGCGTATCCGCCGACGCTGGTGCGGGAGCCGCCTGAGATTTGGCTGACGCCCAACTGGAGTATTTTTTCTCTGGTTTGCCGGCTTTCCCTTGTCGAAACGATCATGCCGGTATACGGAACGGCGATTCTGATGACGGTAACGATTTTAGCGAACGTTTCGTCGTCGATCGCGTTTGAAAAAGCCGCCGGGTCGATGTCGTCGGCGGGACGGATGCGCGGGACGCTGATCGTGTGCGGTCCGACGCCTTTCGCCGCTTCCAAATGTTCGGCGTGCATCAG
This sequence is a window from Treponema brennaborense DSM 12168. Protein-coding genes within it:
- a CDS encoding four-carbon acid sugar kinase family protein codes for the protein MDMAQCLIIADDLTGANATGVLLQKINYQSFTVTDMERFEKSVTRNCDCIIYPTDSRAIDPEVAYERVFIAVKMLAAQDTRIFCKRIDSTLRGNIGTEIDALLDAVGAPYVAFIVPCFPESGRIVCGGYMLVNSVPLHKTEAAIDPKTPVTSSSVRNLICRQSAYDALVLYIDDLQKGKNHLISRIIEAKTEGKRIILFDCISQEDLNLIAEAGIESGIPFICVDPGPFSATVVRKTIIPKEQKKNMKLLAVVGSVNPVARMQIDELFLSQSVHSVCIRTKELVNGEQSRQREIRRTVGEFLAGYENSQISCIYGDGIYPENRVDFSHYTARQECTAAHLSDLINTAFAEITHAILREAPDFAGIYTCGGDITVAVSKQLQVSGIKLIGEVLPLAAYGEFIGGKYAGLKIITKGGMAGDKDAMKRCILYMQERLLL
- a CDS encoding GTPase encodes the protein MSMENTPISERLHVGIFGRMNSGKSTLLNAITGQNAALTSPVKGTTTDPVYKPMELHGVGPVVFIDTAGFDDTGELGEKRIAQTLLAAEKTDVALLVWEPGTLLTGQPLPEPELRWLRRLRDAGKKCILILNKTDTISARTLAVCRARIEEAVSSLAGTDAASIPILTLSAGSGSVTETVRTAIAGCVPEDFRERTLTGNLCRAGDAVVLVMPQDIQAPKGRLILPQVRVLRELLDKKCRAFCCTADQFPHTLRALIAAPELVITDSQVFARVRTELNERYGTNAAVTPETADAADSAGTPGAADETDSAKRPETADSPAPRLTSFSILLAAEKGDIKLFLEGAHAMERLPDGGSILIAEACTHAPLSEDIGTVKIPRLLREKYPGVHIRFVRGADFPDTLTDENGRPRYDLIIQCGSCMANRAFVLARQEKARRAGIPLTNYGLAIAQLTGILPAVAVPGIESV
- a CDS encoding DeoR/GlpR family DNA-binding transcription regulator; this translates as MLERERIQFILEKIKTGKAVHVETLANETNVSTMTIRRDLAKLAKNGLIDRCHGGALLKRETPYQEKQISNLEEKQHIARTALRFVEENSTVFLDAGTTTWQIALLLSEFPSLKVVTADLEIANHLKRSEVQLFVCGGEVQKKTGSMIGWFTNNMLENMRFDVSFIGAPCIDQRFDVLTPTAAKAELKRLIVKNSCSSFLTVDSSKFYKQAMTRINSLADYTGVITTKEFSQSEQQLLLQKNITLIKG
- the pdxA gene encoding 4-hydroxythreonine-4-phosphate dehydrogenase PdxA; this encodes MTKPCIAIPMGDPAGIGPEIIAKALYDERIQKDINCLIIGDSRIMEEAVKITGLPLRIRRIQDPSECRYAQGTINLLPIDNIDTTRFRFGQIDGMCGRAAFSYIEKSIELALAKKVSAIATTPINKEALKAGGIPYIGHTEIFGALTHTEDPLTMFEVRGLRIFFLTRHVSLRAACDMVKKDRIKDYVKRCYKMLKTLGVQQGTMAVAGLNPHSGEHGLFGNEETTEVIPAVQELQSEGYNVAGPIGADSVFHLTLQGKFNSVLSLYHDQGHIAAKTLDFERTVSVTGGMPILRTSVDHGTAMDIAGTGSASAVSMIEAIRLGAKYAVKFTQE
- a CDS encoding GntP family permease: MNGISGGQMLIALGIGLSVLILLILRTKLHVFIALIVASCIIGLGGGMKGNDVIAAITGGFGGTLGSIGIIIGMGVMMGKIFEISGAAERMARTFLKLFGKGKEEMAMALTGFLVSIPIFCDSGFVILSPLAKAISRRTKKSIVSLSIALAAGLVITHSLVPPTPGPLGVAGTFGVDIGSFLLLALAISVLPAVACMFYGKYLGKKIYQIPSETDDGWIRPPYQSSVSETADTECETRMPSTFTAFVPLLTPIILILLNTVLSALRITNGVASIFIFLGKPIIAVSIGLILAIYTLTPKKPRKEVITELEGSIKSAGIIILVTGAGGALGQIIKAAGVGDYIAAGIAATPLPVILLPFVIATLVRFVQGSGTVAMITAAGITAPIVAAAGGNMVLGALAACSGSLFFSYFNDSFYWVVNRFTGITETKEQIRVWSVTTTIAWAVSFAELLVLNIFM